A stretch of DNA from Nyctibius grandis isolate bNycGra1 chromosome 30, bNycGra1.pri, whole genome shotgun sequence:
ATCAGGCAGACAACATGACTTTGTGCATGGCAGGGACTGCACCTAATGCCCAGGAGTCCATTCCTGTCCTACCTGCCTCACTGCTGCCCTGGGCCAGACGCCAGTCTGGCAATGTGTCCGCCTTTGGTGACTGCTTGTGTTTGGTCTTGGGCTTTCAGGGCTGGTTAGCTCGACGTGATAGAAGAGTGAGAGCTGACTGTTGATGTTGGTTTGTTGCTTGTTACAGTGTTTGAGGGAGTCTGTAGGACGTGATGGGGCTCCCCATCAGGACAGGGGCATTCAGCATCTTACCAGGGTGCTCCAGATACCCTAAACTGTAGTCAGCTCTCCTGGACTATCTTGACTATGATCAGAGAGTAGGACAGCTCTTTACCCTGGCCCTGGACCAGTAGTGGTCTCTGGCAGTTCAGGTGTGGTCCTCAGTGCAAAACAGCTGTGGTGGTGCTTGTCCTTCCGGGTTAGTGGGAGCAGAGTGTCAGAGGGCTCTGAGGCGCAATGGGCCATTCATCAGCAGGCTCGTATGGGTACAAACAACCCTCAGTCCTCTCCCTTTGAGGAGCGGCCCCATGTATGGACTCATCGCCCAGGATCACCTTGGTGTTCAAATACTGGTTACAGCAGTCTACGAGAAGCCCTCGGAGTTGTAGGACTGTTTTGAGGCGTGTGTTGTGCCTGTGCATCTGCACGGCCAGAGCATTCCCTCTGTGCTGTAGGCTTGGTTTGGGTCTGTCAGGCCAGGTGCTGACCCCAGGCCCTTCTGCTCTGAACGGTGAGAAAGATTGCTGGGACGAGATCAGAGCAGTGCTCCAAACAGGCACAAAGCCCCGTCTCTGAGGTCTGGCCCCTGTTGACTTGCTGGAGGCGTTTGGAGACATTTGGGTCAGTGAGGTCAGGTGAGATCTAGCAATGGCCCACACGACCTCACGCCTGCTGAAGGGTCTGTTCTGGATCGTTGGGAGAGTGGGGAAGGCTGAGGGCAATGCATGGTGGTTCGCATCTGGAGGTTTTCCCTGGAAAGGCTGTGGCTTTCAAATTCACATCTTTTTACGTGGTGGCAGGACACCTTCACCTGTTGGTTGATGGTATTTTTGCTCAGTAGGCAGGACTAGTTTCCTGTCTCCAGTGCACTGACTCAGTTCCCCTGTGTGACCTAATTCTAGATTTAACTCAGCCTTTGCTCCAGTGTGTGTTTTAATACTTCCCTTGGGATCTGTGAGGTCTTGCTTCTCAGCAGCTGGAAATCCTGCCCCTGAGCAGGGGGCCTGAGGCCCAGGTTTTGGGTTTGGCTTGGAAGAACTTTCAGGTTTCGACACCTGGGCCAGACAACTGCAGGCTGACACAGCTTGCCATGTCCTGAGGAAGGATTAACCACAATAGGAAAGGCTTGGCAGGGCTGCAATGGTCTTTGTAGGTTTAGGGTACCAGCTGTCCTGCAGTATCTGAAGTAGGTTGTGAGTCTGACTTATCCTGatccctctctgccttccttgGGGTTTTGCTTCTGATCCACTGCTCTTCTGTGACAGCAGCCACTTAGCAGCAAACCTACCTCATGGCTGCAACCTTGTGCTCCTACTTCTGCAACCAGCAGCTTGAAACAGTGTGTGTCTACCCGAGCAGAGAACAGGACCACAGCAAACGTTTGCCGTTATGTTACCTTTGAGGAGGATAGAAATCCTGCAGCATGAGATGGAGAAGTTAGGGATATCCTGGGAGTGTGGGGGGAGGCTGGGAGAGAACCATGAATTCTGGTGGCTCTTGGGAGAAGCATCGAACAGTACAATCCCACAATGGGGACCTAGAGCTGGCCTGAAGACGGTAAGTGTTGTCAgtagtttttaaagaaaaaaaaacccctttcaccaagttcttttctgaatttctgttccacctctttttctttctttttagaaaaactCAGAACAAACTGTCCTTTACACACAGTGAATCTCTCctatcatttttcttctgtcttaagAGCCAGAATGCTGTTGATGGTTGCACATTTCTGGCCAGCATCTGTCAGGTTGCTAAAACCAGCTGAGGACAGGCTGTGATATGCTAGTGGGGAAGAGTTCTGCCTTTGAATTGGGGTGGGCTGGAAGTGACCACCgggatttttgtcttttcatgtGCATGGTCCAGTCAAACATAATGTTTCTTTGCACTTGTATGCTGGCATCTTTCAGAGGCACAGCGGATTGGTTTGGGGTGAGCAAAGACAGCGACGCTACTCAGAAATGGCAGAGAAAGAGCCTCCGCCACTGCAGCCTGCGGTATGGGAAGCTGAAACCTCAGGTCATCCGGGAAATGGACTTGCCCAGTCAGGACAATATTTCTCTAACAAGCACAGAGACTCCTCCTCCGCTCTATGTCGGACCCTGCCAGCTGGGCATGCAAAAGGTGAGTAACCTGGGGCAGAGTCAAGGCCATCGCGAGTTTCCTGCACAGTGTCTTTACCACTTTGGCAGCTGTGACCTCTCTGCGGGCTTAGTTCTGCCTGAACATGTCTGGGCTCCATGCTCAGACACTGCTCAAGTCTCAGATGCAGTTTGGCAGACTCCCTCCTTCAGCAGCCTCTCTCCAGTCTCGTTGGCTGAGATCCCTCAGCTGTTGCGGTGATAGGCTCAGAGCCGTGTTTGTCATGTTGACTGTGGTGGTGATGAGATGTCCAAGAGCTCTCAGCTTGGGCTTTTTGCTGCCATTTTGCAAGGACAGAATTCTGTTGTACACAGAGAGGTATCCTGGACCCAAATACACAGTGACAAGCCTGGTATCTCTCAGGACACTTGCCTAGTGGATCCTTGTCCCGAGCAGAACGCAGGCAGTAGCACAGCTACTGTCCTCATAGAAACCTAGTTATGTTTTAGGACTTTGAAAAGCGTCTCTTGCATCAGTGGTACTACAGCTCTGCTCGCGGGTCCTCAGAAGTGGTTTTGGGTGCCTGCAAAGGGCATTTGGTAGCCCCCTACTCGCTGTCTTCGAGTGTGACCCCAAGGGACAAGACCCAGTCAAGCATATCCAGTTACCAGCACTTCAGAACTAACCCACAATATCCCAGCTCTTCCCTTTGCTCCATTCAGTGATTAATCGATGTGGCTGATTACTGTGTATTAGTGAGCACCACTGCGACTTGGGTGAGTGGGGAAGCAAATTCCTTCCAAAGCAGGTTAGTCTGTGACCTGAAGCCTGGCTACATCactgaagcagaggaaaatattGTGCATCATTCAATCTAGTTTCACCTTGTTGTGCTCTCTCCTGTTTTCTTACTAGCTGAAGTGTCTTGCAGTTAGTCTTTGGTCACAGGAGACTCAGAAATATTGTTGGGCTCTATGTGAGCTACATTAAGTCAGAACATGGTATCAGTAGGTGTAAGCTTCCTATTGAGTGTGCAActgtgggttaaaaaaaaagcttgtaaaACATTAGGATAAAGCATAGAAGTCTTCTGGAAACCACAGCTGTGATGATGTAAGGACAGAGGCAAGGTTTGTAGCTGAAGGCAACATTTTCATTAGGTTGATTCCTATGTTTGGAAGAAGTGAGAGCTTTGGCCTGAAGAGTCCCAAAGAAGGGCTTGCAGCTCCCGGAAGCTTGcctgctttttccagctgttaTAAATTAATGGAAGCAGATGTAAATACACCGTTAAGCTTCAACAGGATACTGTTTAAGTCCTGGGCTGTCCAGTATCAGAAAGGAAACTAGCTGGAAAAAGAGCATAGCCATTTTCAGGGATTTCTCAAACTCCTGTTCAGACAGCACGTTCTCTGACTGTAGAGCTCACTGCCACAGGAGATGAATGAAAGCAAGAGCTTAGAAAGGGCTGAAGGAGGTTTGGCGTTACCTGTGAACATCAGGACCATTCTGAGTGAAAACAGTCAAtaccaataaaagaaaaagaaaaaaaaaaggggggggcaGTGGAGGAGGTTTGAGGACTTAGGTTTGAGGCTTACAACTAGGGCTTAGCTTGCAACAGGTTATTCCGGATCTCCCTATTGCAGAATTGCTTGTTGGTCCATCCAGCCTGGTTCTTGGTCAGTCCCAGGAGCCAGGCCACTGTCATGGTCTCAAGATGATTGCTTGGAGGGCGGAGGGCTTGGTGGGGAAGGGTTTGGGGGTGAATGGACTGACGGGCTGCTTCTCTCAACAGATCATAGACCCCTTGGCCCGCGGCCGAGCTTTCCGTATAGCTGACGACAATGATGGCTGCAGCATCCCACACACCCCGATCACGCCAGGCGCCACGTCGCTCTGCTCCTTCACCAGCTCGCGCTCAGGGTTCAATCGCCTCCCACGACGGCGGAAACGGGAGTCTGTTGCCAAAATGAGTTTCCGAGCAGCTGCAGCTTTGGTGAAGGTACTGTctgtgggagggcagggaccaGTCTGGTTGCAGGATGGAGCTCTGCCCTGAGAGTGAGCAGAGAGGATGGGAAGAGCAGTGGttgaggagaagaaactaagCCATCTCCTGTTCCGTTTCAGCCATGTGTCTAGGAGGCAGGATTTGCAAGAAGCAGGGGTGATGGCTAGGGGTACAGgtcttgctttctgtttattgGCCTGGGGGCTTTGATTACCACAGCCAGCAGCCTCAGAGCATTCCAGCAGGTCCAGTTCAGCCTGTCTGGACCTCTGAGCAGTCCGTCTGCGTCTGGTCAGCAGTCATGGAAGAGCAGAAGTACCTGAGGCTCTTACTATGCAAGTCTCTTCATCCTGCCACGTGTCTGCTTTCCTGGGCCCAGTGAACTTTTTGCTGTGTTCAGTACCACCCATCACTGCGGTTTGGTCAGAGTCATTGTACAACACGTGGTAGCAGAGCGTGTTGCAAGCCTTACCCACATGGGAGATGGGCACTGTGGATTGAGATGTGGGATAACACCCGTGAGTCTCACCAGGAAGGTGTCACACATCAGCAGGTCTGCTGTGCTCTACACACAAGTGTGAACCAGCTCAGCACTTGGGCTCGCTGTGCTCCGGCTGGGGTGGCCCTGCATGTGCCTGGGATTCTGGTTTCTGGCAGTGACTTGATGCCACTTCCTCTGGCTACAGGGGCGCTCTGTGAAGGACAGCACCCTGAGGAGAGCTCAGCGCCGCAGCTTCACCCCAGCAAGTTTCCTGGAGGAGGACACGGTGGATTTTCCAGATGAGCTCGACACTTCTTTCTTCGCTCGGGTGAGGGGCAGGGCTCTGGCATGGTACTGGCCTCAGAGGCAGTGCAAGACTCTGGGTCTGGCAGGATTGTGTGTTGCAGAGAGCAGCACTGCTTTCTGCCAGGGCTGGTGTCTCAAATGTGATGCTGGCTTCTTCTGATGggacttctgtttctctgcccAGGAAGGAGTCCTTCATGAGGAGCTCTCTACTTATCCAGATGAAGTGTTCGAGTCGCCATCAGAAGCTGCAATCAAAGATGCTGAGATGAAACCTCCGGATCAGACAGATCTCACAGGAGGTGCCTTGGACAAAAATGAGCTTGAAAGAAGCCACTTGCTACTGTGAGTATCTTCCTGGAAGCTGCCAAAGCCTAAAATGGGGTGGCCAACCCATTCAGAGTGGGACCTCCTGCATGGAGGAAGCCAGGATCTGAGTGCTGTGGGTGCTTGGTGCAGAGCTCAAAGAGCAGTCCAGTGATGGGTTTTCTTTAAACCCAGCTTAAGACCTCCTGCCCCTGCTACCTGTGAATGTGAAAGGTGACTCTGAGGCCACCTCTGCAATCTCTTCAGCAACTTCCAACCTCACATGATGTGTTTTGGAGACTGTATCATGCCTTGAGGAAACAAAAGAcactttaaatcagctgtgaggatgctgggGGGCCAGCCTTCAGCTATGGGAACATAGCAAAGATGAGAAGGCTGTTGCCATTGCCACAGTCACCAGGAACTGTTGTCCTGCTCCAAGGAGCCGTGTGAAGCATTGCTGAGTGTCGAGCTGGGCTACATTCCTCACTTGAAACAAGAGAAAGGTGTGGCACTGATGCTGAGAGCCCTACAAATATGTGGGTGGTACTGTACTGTATGCCTAGATTTTTTCCACCTGAGTAACTGGTACTGAGTAATTGCTCTGTGTCGTTTCCGAGTCAGCTCTAGCTTATCTGGTAGCTCACCCCAGCAGAGAGCTCCACTGGGTGTGAAGATGGAGCAGACAGGGAGGTCCTTGTTGTGGTTCTGCTGCTCATGGCCCATCTTGCTGTGTTGGCGCTTTCCCTTCAAGTGTTTCCAAGAACTTGACTCAGTCTTAACATAAGTGGAAGCAGCAAATGGTGGGAGTTTGTTGTCACTCCTCTGAGATGGTCTCGGTCTTCTTGGCTCCATTTGAATCTTCTCAAATAGTTTTATTATtgaggaaaatacatttcttttacaCTTTGGAGAACTGTTATCAGAATCATAGTTGGGTGTCCTTTTAGGTGGCCAGGTGTTTATTTTGGCATAGGCTGATAGCCCAGCACTGGAAATGTTGGGAAACAGCGCATCCATAACACAGAAACCACTTGAACTGTGGGGGCGAGAGCGGGCTGCAGTGGAATCTGCACTTTCTGTTGGAGAAGGACTTCCCCAGGGGGAGGTGGGACTTCCAGCTTTATAAAAATGCACCTTCTGCAAGGTGCAATATTGAAAATAGCTGAAGTTTCACAGTGGTGTTTTTGGCTAAAGAGGTTCAGATTCTCCCTCGTCCTGTTGCCTGTCCGTACTTCAGAGCTGTCATGATGTCTCCAAGATGCTCTAGTGATCTTTCACTAATTTTTCAGCTGGTTTCTCTGACCACTTCTGACAACCTTTGTCCTTGTGCACGTGGGGTCACGTAGGAAGCCAGAGGAGGTACATGACTAGGGCACATGCCAGGGACATGCTTACTACAGTGCAAGGCAGCAAGTGAGGGTGAAATGGGAGGTAGGTTTCTTTTTGGTCAGGGTCTGAGTGCTGCAGCCCTGACCTCCAGGCTGCTGTGTGAGAGCAAGGAAATACAACAACATCTGAATATGATGACTTACAAAGCAGGTACTATTCACCAGTGGCTTGTGCAATGTTCATCACATACTCTAGTTTGGTAAAAAAGCCTTCCTTTAGACAGGGGTGCTTGGGATTTTTATTGTCTTGTTGATGCCTGGTTTTGTTGTTCTCCCAAAAAATGCACACCTCGGTGCAAATAAAGGGAGGAACGCGAGACAGATTGTGAGAGGTAACTGGCACAGCTTGCAGCACGTGACAGTGTCACTTGCTTGGTGTGGGAAGCTGCTTGGATTCCTGCTCTTCTCCTCTGTCCGATTTGGTGGGAATGGGGGTTTGACTTGCCTGTCAGGTCAGGGCAAAGTGCTTCAAGGGTGGGGACTTCCACTGCTGGGCTAAACTACACTTCCATTTCGTAGCAGAGAGCAGAGTAAGAGGAATGAAGTAGAGGAGGAAATAGATGTGCATGAGGCTGCAGATgtgcccagctgcagcctccCCATTTTAGCTTGTTGTTGAAACACTTCTTTAAAGCCTTGAGAGCTCCTTGTTGGTGGGGCTTAGTTTGGCACAGCTGCCTTGTGCCACCTTCTGCATGTAGTCCTGTGCTTTCATCAACTGGCACTGCGTAACCCTTTGAAGTACAGCTTCCACTTCAGGGCACCTCGTCtgccctcagctgctgctcagcccaGCTGTGGTGGGACAGGCAGAGGGTCTGCTGCCACCAAAGACCAGGGAAGGGCTGGTCCGCGTTGCTGTGCCGTGCAGAAGGAAACCATTGCTGTCCcgcttttttatttcagtccaCTGGAGCGAGGCTGGAGGAAGCAAAAGGATGGGGCCCTGGCCCAGCCCAAGGTCCGCTTGCGGCAGGAGGTGGTGAGCGTGAGCCCACAGAAGCGTGGCCAGCGCATCGCCGTCCCCGTCAGGAAGCTCTTCGCCAAGGAGAAGAGGCCGTACGGCCTGGGCATGGTGGGGAAGCTGACAAACCGCACGTACCGCAAGCGCATCGACAGCTATGTCAAGCGGCAGATTGAGGACATGGATGATCACAGGTGAGAGCTGCAGTCACAGAAGAGGTCCCAACAAAACTAGAGAGTGAGTGATTGCTGTTGCCCCTTACTGACTCAGGTCACTGCCTCGGGGTGGTTGGGTGAAACCTGCTGCTAAAACCCCCTGGTCTGTATCCCTGACGTACAGTGCAAACTGCAGCAGACAGCAGCATGTTGGCATCACTGTGCACTGGGAGCTCACCCTGCTCCTCACGTTGCTTTGGGTGTCTGTATCTCTACTACCTGGAGGGACTGCAGATCTCTGCCCCATGACCACTGTCCTGTGATGAACAGGAAGGCTCAGGTATCCCTGCCTCTGATCGTTCCCCTAAAGTCATTGTTTCAGACCCACAGCACACTTTGGCATCAGGCTTATGTGTTCTCATGGATGTTTTCTTGGGAGAGGGTGGCTTGCCCAGTGTAATGTGGGAGTTGCAGTAAACAGGGTCTGTCTGCAGCAAGACCTTAGGTTATTGCCTCCGGTCTTGTGCATCCTGGCCCTGTACCCCAGATTCTGCCAAGGTGCCTGGGGAAAAATAGCAGCTTTTCTCCTGTATTCTGTGAGTAGATGTAATATGCCTGGGTTTCTGCCTCtgatcttttccctttccctccatcCAGGCCTTTCTTCACTTACTGGGTCACCTTTGTGCACTCACTCATCACCATCCTCGCTGTGTGCATCTACGGCATTGCCCCTGTGGGGTTCTCACAACATGAAACTGTTGATTCAGTAAGTAAATCCCCCAACTTGCCTGGAGTGTGATTGTGTTCTCAGCCTTCAGCTGCTGGCTTTTGTGTCATAGTCTTCAGTATATTGGCTACTTGCCTGAGGGCCTTGATGGCTGGATGCTGGGTGTCCAGCCTTGGGGGCTGCCTGCAGCATCTCTGTGAGTCTCCACACcaccttctctccctcctgcagccacatTGCTCTTGACATCAAATTATATCTGGCACAAAGCATGGTGGGCTCTTTGCAGGCTCTGGTTGTGTCTCTGCTGGGAGCCCTTTCAAACAACTAGTTCTCCTCCTGGTGGAGACCAGAAGGATCTTCATGGCAGGGAAATATTTCAAACCTGAGTTAAATTTTTGCAACAGTTGCAGGATTTTGCTTCTGCCAGGAGCAAAACTGAACTGTCTGACTTTGAGAGCTGATCTTGAAGCTGTTTGTAGCCTTCCCACATGTTGTTAAAGGTCTCTGGGGTATGTATCTCTACAGCCATATCCCCACTCCATGCAGGGGATGCCCTGGGGAGCTTCTCATCTATGTCTGGCAACTTTCAGAGCACTGTCACCAGCACCTGGGCCTATGCTGCTGGCAGGCACTGCTTATGCTTCTGAGCTGTGTGGAAATTTTTGCAGGCTCTCAAGCCACTCCCAGGTCTCCAGGCCCTGGGATTTCTTGAAAGTTGAAGTAGCCAGAGAtagacattttaaatgaaatcttaAGATGGAGGTGCCCACGCCTTGATGGGGGTTTACCTGTGATCCTGCAAAAGAGCAGTTTGAGAGAACCCCGTGCCCAGTCATTGGCTGTGGGGATTTCTGTGCATCCTGGGTGCTGTTTTCGCCAGCCCCTGCTGCTTGCCCTGCTGACCCTGTGGGCAGGAGCTCATGGGGCTCTTGCTTTCTCTCCGTGCAGGTCCTACGAAACAGAGGGGTTTATGAGAATGTCAAATACGTTCAGCAGGAAAACTTCTGGATCGGCCCCAGCTCAGTGAGTGCCATTGGCTGGGACTGTTGGTGGGCTGATGGGGAGCTGTGTGCTGCAGCCATGGCACTTGTTCTGGGCTTGCCTTCTTCAGCTATTGAGAGTATGCCTGATATGTGTTGGGCTTCATCATGCAGGACTTGGCCCTGGTCCTTTGAGTCCTGATGGGGGTACCCCTCGCAGttcccccagcctgctctgccccaggcgGTCATTGCCTGCCCCTCGGCTGAGCTGAGTGTTTCCATCTCTGGCAGGAGGCCCTGATCCATCTAGGGGCCAAGTTCTCGCCGTGCATGAGGCAGGACCAGCAAGTGCACAGCTTCATCAGCGCCAAGCGGGAGAAGGAGAAGCACTCGGCCTGCTGCGTGCGGAACGACAAGTCAGGCTGCGTGCAGACCTCGGAGGAGGAGTGCTCGGTGAGTGTGGTGGCCCCTTTCGTGCTGTCCCTGCAGGCTCAGGGCTACTTCTGTTGGTGCTTCTCCCACCCTGGCCTTCATGGTGAtgcctctcctctctcctgcagtCCACGCTGGCCGTGTGGGTGAAGTGGCCCCATCACCCCAGCACACCAATGCTGGCAGGAAGCAAGAGGCAATTTGGGTCTGTTTGTCATCAGGACCCCAGGTAGGTCCTGCCTAGCCCAGCTGCCATCCTAGGGGGGACAGGGCTGCTGTGCCAGTAGAGTCAGAGAGGCTTGTGGTCCCAGGGGGGTTGATTGCTGGATGggacagcagctgctctggagaCCAAGGGACACAGAGGCAGTGATGTCCCTACCTGCCCCGACAGCTGCAGGGGAGGCTGATGCAGAGCATGATCATGTTTCTGCTCACCCCTAGTCTCCATTGTTCCTGGCTGCCCACCTGCACAGTGACCTGTTGTGAGCTGTGGGTGCCTTCCtcatccctctccccctcctcagctgttCCCCACACAGCCTCCCTTCTTGGGGTACAGCAGTCACATTCCCAGCAGACCTCCACCCCAGAGCCCTGCCAGGGGCTGGATGCCACAGTACACCTTTGCCCTTGGTCACCATGGGCTGGGACCAGCTGAATGCCCACCTTTGGTGCTGCGTGCACCTGGGGAGGAGCCAGTGAGTTGCTGGGCAGCTGCATGCTCTTGGACAGCTGCCTTTGTGCTGAAGCCATGATCTCTGCTTGCTGCAAGGAGGCTGTGGCTTTGATCAGCACAGCCTTGTGTCACCAGCATGTCACCAGCCCCTTGCCAGGGACAGAGGGGAGCTGTGGGACCGCAGCCTGGGGGCAGGAACAGTGTGGTGGCGCCCTGGGGcatcctgcctgctgctggggaaggttattTCTCAGGCTGAtctctgctttctgttgctGCAGGGTATGTGAGCAGCCAGCCTCGATGGAGCCGCATGAGTGGCCGGATGACATCACCAAATGGCCGGTGAGCATTGCCGGTGGCACAGAGCCTGTACGGGCAGCTGGAATATGGCATTTGCATCCCACTGTGCAGAGCCACAGCTGTGTGGTAGAAATGGGGGTCTCTGGTGCAGCCTCCTGCTTGTTGTCACAAACACCAGATCAGGGCAGCCATGGCTTTGTCTAGCCAAGGCTCAAAGCCGTCCAACAACAAAAGTTGCCGTGTGCCAACTAAAGCCCTGGGCCCTGCCAAGGTGATAGGGTGGTGGAGACCGACTCAGCCTTGGGGCTGTTTTCATCCCTCAGCTGAGAGGAGGTGTTGATTGAGGCTCAGGCAGCATCCTCCTGTCAGAGGGAGGCCTTGGGAGGCCCGTGCCTGTGGGACTGGCTTCTTCCCAAGGGGCTGTTTTGGCTTTACCCAGGCAGCAAGCAGAGCCACAGCTGTCTGGCTAGAGCCTGTTGTTGTTTTCCAGATCTGCACAAAAAACAGTGCTGGGAATTACACCAACCACCTTCACATGGACTGCGTGATTACAGGCCGGCCCTGCTGCATTGGGACCAAAGGAAGGTAATGAATTTTACCTGTATGGAGAGGGGCTTGGTGTTGGGGTGAGACACAGGAGGCCCTTTTCAGGTTGTAGACCCAGCTCTTTGTCCGTCTTGTCCTTCCCACACGCAgcctgagctgggctggggagttGGACAAGGAGCTGTGACAGGTCTCTCAGAGGGAGCAGGACTCTGGGATGAGCAAGAGATAAAAGCCAGCCTGAGTCTTCGGTGCGGCAGGGTATCTCACTCATCTGGTCCTGCAGTTTGGAGGGACTCAGATCCCAGGGATTAAATACTCCTGCTCGGGTGTTCTGCACTTTTCCTTAGGAGTGGCCAGCTTGGTCCTGACAGGCTACATTGGCCCCAGCCCGGAGTCCCTGAGCACTCAAGGAGGTGTCAGGAAACAACCTGCTCTGGGTTTGCCAAGGAAGAAGATGCTGTTCTTCCTTATGTTGCTCCTCACCTTGAGTAGTTACCCAGTGCTTGGGCCTGGCTTTCCCTGAACgagagaaaaatcagtgctgCCGCATGATGTTTCTCTGTCCCTGAAAGTCATgaccaggatgctcttggcctaGCCCCCGCCTCTCCACTCTGTCGGCTACAGAGGCACAAGAgtcccccagccctggagcCACAGCT
This window harbors:
- the RHBDF1 gene encoding inactive rhomboid protein 1 isoform X6, which gives rise to MSEARHDSTSSLQRKKPPWLKLDIPVPVPVSVPEEPQPVQPTRRQGFLRSVSMPAENTRVPSLPNEVRRPVLQRQTSITQTIKSRQVRFQRSQTLPVHGHRVGRSSLRKRQSLPRSFFRGTADWFGVSKDSDATQKWQRKSLRHCSLRYGKLKPQVIREMDLPSQDNISLTSTETPPPLYVGPCQLGMQKIIDPLARGRAFRIADDNDGCSIPHTPITPGATSLCSFTSSRSGFNRLPRRRKRESVAKMSFRAAAALVKGRSVKDSTLRRAQRRSFTPASFLEEDTVDFPDELDTSFFAREGVLHEELSTYPDEVFESPSEAAIKDAEMKPPDQTDLTGGALDKNELERSHLLLPLERGWRKQKDGALAQPKVRLRQEVVSVSPQKRGQRIAVPVRKLFAKEKRPYGLGMVGKLTNRTYRKRIDSYVKRQIEDMDDHRPFFTYWVTFVHSLITILAVCIYGIAPVGFSQHETVDSVLRNRGVYENVKYVQQENFWIGPSSEALIHLGAKFSPCMRQDQQVHSFISAKREKEKHSACCVRNDKSGCVQTSEEECSSTLAVWVKWPHHPSTPMLAGSKRQFGSVCHQDPRVCEQPASMEPHEWPDDITKWPICTKNSAGNYTNHLHMDCVITGRPCCIGTKGRCEITSREYCEFMRGYFHEEATLCSQVHCMDDVCGLLPFLNPEVPDQFYRLWLSLFLHAGQILREIRPGCTAPLKGKDWLLEQALEMDCLCICCASSTWTKPLIP
- the RHBDF1 gene encoding inactive rhomboid protein 1 isoform X3; the encoded protein is MSEARHDSTSSLQRKKPPWLKLDIPVPVPVSVPEEPQPVQPTRRQGFLRSVSMPAENTRVPSLPNEVRRPVLQRQTSITQTIKSRQVRFQRSQTLPVHGHRVGRSSLRKRQSLPRSFFRGTADWFGVSKDSDATQKWQRKSLRHCSLRYGKLKPQVIREMDLPSQDNISLTSTETPPPLYVGPCQLGMQKIIDPLARGRAFRIADDNDGCSIPHTPITPGATSLCSFTSSRSGFNRLPRRRKRESVAKMSFRAAAALVKGRSVKDSTLRRAQRRSFTPASFLEEDTVDFPDELDTSFFAREGVLHEELSTYPDEVFESPSEAAIKDAEMKPPDQTDLTGGALDKNELERSHLLLPLERGWRKQKDGALAQPKVRLRQEVVSVSPQKRGQRIAVPVRKLFAKEKRPYGLGMVGKLTNRTYRKRIDSYVKRQIEDMDDHRPFFTYWVTFVHSLITILAVCIYGIAPVGFSQHETVDSVLRNRGVYENVKYVQQENFWIGPSSALIHLGAKFSPCMRQDQQVHSFISAKREKEKHSACCVRNDKSGCVQTSEEECSSTLAVWVKWPHHPSTPMLAGSKRQFGSVCHQDPRVCEQPASMEPHEWPDDITKWPICTKNSAGNYTNHLHMDCVITGRPCCIGTKGRCEITSREYCEFMRGYFHEEATLCSQVHCMDDVCGLLPFLNPEVPDQFYRLWLSLFLHAGILHCLVSVCFQMTILRDLEKLAGWHRISIIYLLSGITGNLASAIFLPYRAEVGPAGSQFGILACLFVELFQSWQILARPWRAFFKLLAVVLFLFAFGLLPWIDNFAHISGFISGFFLSFAFLPYISFGKFDLYRKRCQIIVFQLIFIALFSGLVILFYFYPIKCEWCEFLTCIPFTDKFCEKYDLDAQLH
- the RHBDF1 gene encoding inactive rhomboid protein 1 isoform X1, which encodes MSEARHDSTSSLQRKKPPWLKLDIPVPVPVSVPEEPQPVQPTRRQGFLRSVSMPAENTRVPSLPNEVRRPVLQRQTSITQTIKSRQVRFQRSQTLPVHGHRVGRSSLRKRQSLPRSFFRGTADWFGVSKDSDATQKWQRKSLRHCSLRYGKLKPQVIREMDLPSQDNISLTSTETPPPLYVGPCQLGMQKIIDPLARGRAFRIADDNDGCSIPHTPITPGATSLCSFTSSRSGFNRLPRRRKRESVAKMSFRAAAALVKGRSVKDSTLRRAQRRSFTPASFLEEDTVDFPDELDTSFFAREGVLHEELSTYPDEVFESPSEAAIKDAEMKPPDQTDLTGGALDKNELERSHLLLPLERGWRKQKDGALAQPKVRLRQEVVSVSPQKRGQRIAVPVRKLFAKEKRPYGLGMVGKLTNRTYRKRIDSYVKRQIEDMDDHRPFFTYWVTFVHSLITILAVCIYGIAPVGFSQHETVDSVLRNRGVYENVKYVQQENFWIGPSSEALIHLGAKFSPCMRQDQQVHSFISAKREKEKHSACCVRNDKSGCVQTSEEECSSTLAVWVKWPHHPSTPMLAGSKRQFGSVCHQDPRVCEQPASMEPHEWPDDITKWPICTKNSAGNYTNHLHMDCVITGRPCCIGTKGRCEITSREYCEFMRGYFHEEATLCSQVHCMDDVCGLLPFLNPEVPDQFYRLWLSLFLHAGILHCLVSVCFQMTILRDLEKLAGWHRISIIYLLSGITGNLASAIFLPYRAEVGPAGSQFGILACLFVELFQSWQILARPWRAFFKLLAVVLFLFAFGLLPWIDNFAHISGFISGFFLSFAFLPYISFGKFDLYRKRCQIIVFQLIFIALFSGLVILFYFYPIKCEWCEFLTCIPFTDKFCEKYDLDAQLH
- the RHBDF1 gene encoding inactive rhomboid protein 1 isoform X2; translation: MSEARHDSTSSLQRKKPPWLKLDIPVPVPVSVPEEPQPVQPTRRQGFLRSVSMPAENTRVPSLPNEVRRPVLQRQTSITQTIKRQVRFQRSQTLPVHGHRVGRSSLRKRQSLPRSFFRGTADWFGVSKDSDATQKWQRKSLRHCSLRYGKLKPQVIREMDLPSQDNISLTSTETPPPLYVGPCQLGMQKIIDPLARGRAFRIADDNDGCSIPHTPITPGATSLCSFTSSRSGFNRLPRRRKRESVAKMSFRAAAALVKGRSVKDSTLRRAQRRSFTPASFLEEDTVDFPDELDTSFFAREGVLHEELSTYPDEVFESPSEAAIKDAEMKPPDQTDLTGGALDKNELERSHLLLPLERGWRKQKDGALAQPKVRLRQEVVSVSPQKRGQRIAVPVRKLFAKEKRPYGLGMVGKLTNRTYRKRIDSYVKRQIEDMDDHRPFFTYWVTFVHSLITILAVCIYGIAPVGFSQHETVDSVLRNRGVYENVKYVQQENFWIGPSSEALIHLGAKFSPCMRQDQQVHSFISAKREKEKHSACCVRNDKSGCVQTSEEECSSTLAVWVKWPHHPSTPMLAGSKRQFGSVCHQDPRVCEQPASMEPHEWPDDITKWPICTKNSAGNYTNHLHMDCVITGRPCCIGTKGRCEITSREYCEFMRGYFHEEATLCSQVHCMDDVCGLLPFLNPEVPDQFYRLWLSLFLHAGILHCLVSVCFQMTILRDLEKLAGWHRISIIYLLSGITGNLASAIFLPYRAEVGPAGSQFGILACLFVELFQSWQILARPWRAFFKLLAVVLFLFAFGLLPWIDNFAHISGFISGFFLSFAFLPYISFGKFDLYRKRCQIIVFQLIFIALFSGLVILFYFYPIKCEWCEFLTCIPFTDKFCEKYDLDAQLH